The following proteins are co-located in the Mesorhizobium australicum WSM2073 genome:
- a CDS encoding type IV secretion system protein VirB5: MRFAKLVVTTFAVSFLLSTQARSQLIVTDPAVTVQAGLTAGSTAAMLIKSAQTLATTIEMVEILKSSFAVTGLLGALNQGNHYPSSNKLEGQMFDARAPVSTMARTIVQDPTRRVTGTDSEAKLLEGQITGAANAAALAADTLDTMDKRLKANDNTPGQLSRSRNIVQATVTNGLVLKQIHDAVIQNVEATSLLTMTTAQGSLHAVEEAATQRRERQDTAKMFGTLP; the protein is encoded by the coding sequence ATGAGATTTGCCAAACTTGTAGTGACGACGTTTGCTGTTTCCTTTCTGCTTAGCACACAGGCCAGGTCGCAATTAATCGTCACCGACCCGGCAGTGACAGTACAAGCGGGCCTAACAGCGGGTTCCACAGCGGCGATGCTTATAAAGTCAGCTCAGACGCTCGCTACCACGATCGAAATGGTAGAGATACTGAAGTCGTCATTTGCTGTCACGGGTCTGCTGGGCGCACTGAACCAGGGAAACCACTACCCATCGAGCAATAAGCTGGAGGGGCAGATGTTTGATGCTCGGGCGCCGGTTTCGACCATGGCGCGTACCATTGTGCAAGACCCAACCCGGAGAGTCACCGGCACCGATTCAGAAGCGAAACTGTTAGAGGGGCAAATCACTGGTGCCGCCAATGCGGCAGCTCTTGCAGCCGACACTCTGGACACAATGGACAAGCGCCTTAAGGCTAACGACAACACGCCTGGTCAGCTTTCGCGCTCGCGAAATATTGTGCAGGCCACCGTGACCAACGGTCTGGTCCTCAAGCAGATTCACGATGCGGTCATCCAAAATGTCGAGGCCACGAGTCTGCTGACGATGACCACTGCACAAGGCAGCCTTCACGCCGTGGAGGAGGCCGCCACGCAGCGTCGCGAGCGCCAGGACACCGCCAAGATGTTTGGCACACTGCCGTGA
- the virB2 gene encoding pilin major subunit VirB2 — MLRMAAEYAPAAAAGVAWTVFSSGPAAAQVTGGTDPAKMVQNICTFILGPFGQSLAVLGLVAIGISWMFGRASLGLVAGVVGGIVIMFGASFLGKALIGAG, encoded by the coding sequence ATGCTGCGAATGGCGGCTGAATACGCGCCGGCCGCTGCTGCGGGCGTGGCGTGGACGGTCTTCTCCAGCGGGCCGGCCGCGGCACAGGTGACCGGAGGGACGGATCCCGCCAAGATGGTCCAGAATATCTGCACCTTCATACTTGGTCCCTTCGGACAATCACTGGCCGTGCTCGGACTCGTGGCCATCGGGATCTCCTGGATGTTCGGTCGTGCTTCACTTGGCCTGGTTGCGGGTGTCGTTGGAGGAATCGTCATCATGTTTGGCGCCAGCTTCCTGGGCAAGGCGCTGATAGGCGCTGGCTGA
- a CDS encoding type IV secretion system lytic transglycosylase VirB1, with protein MFIAVWPLAIVLLTSMSLPAEPAPLSPREFHRLSRKCAPWVAPSTLAAIAKIESGFETLVAHDNTTGEQLRWIDHLQATRGIKDRLEAQHSVDVGLMQINSNNFPTLNLTPEKAFEPCASLSAAAHLLESRYAGGATAPAQQLALRRAISAYNTGDVTRGFANGYVRKVELAAKDMSETTQEPTAQDAPHLEAPGRKAVPPLLQLNQKANQKQPRQNSWAIWGSYQTNRSGADPSGPTDSQAADEREPSNPNKLVFD; from the coding sequence ATGTTTATTGCAGTTTGGCCGCTGGCCATCGTTCTGTTGACATCCATGTCACTCCCAGCCGAGCCCGCCCCACTTTCGCCCCGTGAGTTCCACCGCCTGTCACGCAAATGCGCTCCCTGGGTCGCGCCGTCCACCCTTGCCGCGATTGCCAAGATTGAAAGTGGCTTTGAAACGCTGGTGGCTCATGACAACACCACAGGTGAGCAGCTTCGCTGGATAGACCACCTGCAAGCCACGCGGGGCATCAAGGACCGACTCGAAGCACAACATTCCGTCGATGTTGGATTGATGCAGATAAACAGCAACAACTTTCCCACGCTCAATCTCACGCCGGAAAAGGCTTTCGAGCCCTGCGCCTCGCTTTCGGCCGCCGCCCACTTGCTTGAAAGCCGGTATGCCGGCGGCGCGACTGCCCCGGCGCAGCAACTGGCGCTTCGCCGTGCCATCTCGGCCTATAACACGGGTGACGTCACGCGTGGCTTTGCCAACGGTTATGTACGCAAGGTCGAGTTGGCCGCAAAGGACATGTCAGAGACAACGCAGGAGCCGACCGCCCAAGATGCGCCACACCTTGAGGCACCGGGTCGGAAAGCAGTGCCGCCTCTGCTCCAACTGAACCAAAAGGCCAACCAAAAGCAGCCCCGCCAAAATTCCTGGGCCATCTGGGGCTCCTATCAGACAAACCGCTCCGGGGCCGATCCCTCCGGTCCGACAGACAGCCAGGCTGCCGATGAGCGGGAACCCTCGAATCCGAACAAACTCGTATTCGATTGA
- a CDS encoding transposase domain-containing protein, with protein sequence MATCRLNDVNPVAYLAETLDAIINGHPQSQIEELMPWRFRKTSSPNP encoded by the coding sequence GTGGCCACCTGCAGGCTCAACGACGTCAATCCCGTTGCCTACCTCGCCGAAACTCTCGACGCCATCATCAACGGCCATCCGCAGAGCCAGATCGAGGAACTCATGCCCTGGCGATTCCGGAAAACGTCAAGCCCAAATCCATAG
- a CDS encoding Ulp1 family isopeptidase, giving the protein MSVEQQVAEAFRPMFDDRADEAHNEGAVLRVEQGLRDVLHQEQNDQAAQPIVAASQQQIRPLSDALDQGNHRPQLVIVNGEHFTALWPAERLAALNARQAVALHQQPSQIGHSGGRVPMQPLMQRLAELPLAGLPVQGARAEHIRRMHVQAAPSAKFEAPSAAIGSSITVSFALPKGVSHGTQRVPQAMLSSSDRDGRLPDAGPARQVGIEQHVAAPRRSNPAPVAPRVRRDPSYRHVSDEHWNVIDKAIAQAADSQQGYSKSRLQAYTYSLRRLANHFGERGQANDLTNHQSLVDHLDTFFSDYPDMKPALNVLRAYHEPDYSVADRPVPAKADAHLLEQAAGDSGLASGTRVIYSRSLRKFSAALDKQGQTITGLDHDERAKIAESLYPDDRYLSYALERIRKADSYALAKANLSLFVDRADVVPTNTEALVRIEQGLLDALQEGQNDQAASSFFNNQSMPAGRDNLNTSMSDAFASSGWAGVQAAAPPVLAASQQQIQPLPDALDQGAHRAPRGVVTNNEHSTALWPAERLTALNTPQVVAFQQQPSQIGNSGGRVPMQPPMQQFGELPLAGVPVPGTGAEPIRRMQRAAPSARSEAPPAAIEDLIDLSSAVPNGFSHGTQRVPEAMLPFLNHHGLLPDADKPEWNFDIKGHGYTALMPEGGNAVWLVHRGAIREAAAAAVPARAPEPALPATQSDTYRGVPLVDLTTSSEAHIAALPSGSFNLPEGAVLGPDLLGDAHISRDYQLLAQSLQMHHPALAARTRLVDSLVSQQLRRHDRDPNPIVLSIYHQNDVAADFVFLPVNSGDPIATAENDGRNEHWSLLLVDRSDPDKAVAYHYDSIRRGDGLPYNDAPARELAARLEVTTVVTPAMALQNNGVDCGVFVVDGTRSLVERLANQDLPDPQRPLHLEALVPDRQALQNRLWQGRLPHELASPAEAFGAAGSQVRHAVLQAQQARQVAPASFERHVSRTRHAQAELTSALERSNRVNSGGVIINNEHYTALLTPAKRQRTENPQILSTGPQASAANTSSIRQDPDQARADLMTSYRSRERSDAGR; this is encoded by the coding sequence GTGAGCGTGGAGCAGCAAGTGGCCGAGGCGTTCCGGCCGATGTTCGATGATCGAGCCGACGAGGCGCACAATGAAGGGGCCGTTCTGCGAGTGGAACAGGGGCTCCGCGACGTGCTTCACCAAGAGCAGAATGATCAAGCCGCTCAGCCAATCGTAGCTGCCAGCCAACAGCAGATCCGACCCTTGTCGGATGCGCTTGACCAGGGCAACCACCGGCCACAGTTGGTCATCGTCAATGGTGAACATTTCACAGCGCTGTGGCCAGCGGAGAGGCTGGCGGCCCTGAATGCGCGGCAAGCCGTCGCCCTTCACCAGCAGCCGAGCCAAATCGGCCATTCGGGCGGCCGCGTGCCGATGCAGCCCCTCATGCAGCGGTTGGCTGAATTGCCATTGGCAGGGCTACCAGTTCAAGGCGCAAGGGCCGAACACATCAGAAGGATGCATGTGCAGGCCGCGCCCTCCGCAAAATTTGAAGCGCCCTCCGCTGCTATCGGGAGCTCCATTACCGTCTCGTTCGCCCTCCCCAAAGGCGTCTCCCATGGAACTCAACGCGTCCCACAGGCGATGCTCTCTTCCTCGGACCGCGATGGCCGCTTGCCTGATGCGGGTCCGGCCCGGCAAGTGGGCATTGAGCAGCACGTGGCCGCGCCGCGCCGCTCCAATCCGGCTCCTGTCGCGCCTCGAGTACGTCGTGACCCCAGCTATCGCCATGTGTCCGACGAACACTGGAACGTTATTGATAAGGCGATCGCCCAGGCTGCGGATTCTCAGCAAGGCTATAGCAAGAGTAGGCTTCAAGCTTACACTTATTCGCTTCGCCGATTGGCGAATCATTTCGGCGAGCGCGGCCAAGCGAATGATCTAACAAATCACCAATCCCTGGTCGACCACCTCGATACTTTCTTTTCGGACTACCCTGATATGAAGCCGGCGTTGAACGTCCTGCGTGCGTATCATGAGCCGGACTATTCAGTTGCTGACCGGCCGGTGCCCGCAAAGGCAGACGCGCACCTCCTGGAACAAGCGGCCGGTGACAGCGGGTTGGCTTCAGGCACCCGTGTTATCTATAGTCGTAGTCTTCGCAAATTTTCTGCGGCGCTTGACAAACAGGGTCAGACGATCACTGGGCTGGATCACGATGAGCGGGCGAAAATCGCCGAGAGCTTGTACCCAGACGATCGCTATCTCAGCTACGCGCTAGAGCGGATTCGCAAAGCGGACTCATACGCGCTTGCCAAGGCGAACCTATCGCTGTTCGTTGATCGAGCCGACGTGGTGCCAACCAATACAGAGGCGCTTGTGCGAATCGAGCAGGGGTTGCTCGACGCGCTTCAGGAAGGGCAGAATGATCAAGCCGCCTCGTCTTTTTTCAACAATCAAAGCATGCCCGCTGGACGGGATAACCTCAACACAAGCATGTCGGACGCTTTCGCAAGCTCTGGATGGGCCGGAGTTCAGGCCGCCGCTCCGCCAGTCCTAGCTGCCAGCCAACAGCAGATACAGCCCTTGCCGGATGCGCTTGATCAGGGCGCCCACCGGGCACCCCGGGGGGTCGTCACCAACAATGAACATTCCACAGCGCTGTGGCCAGCGGAGAGGCTGACGGCCCTGAATACGCCGCAAGTCGTCGCCTTTCAGCAGCAGCCGAGCCAAATCGGCAATTCAGGCGGCCGCGTGCCAATGCAGCCCCCCATGCAGCAGTTCGGTGAATTGCCCTTGGCTGGGGTACCCGTTCCAGGCACAGGGGCCGAGCCCATCAGAAGGATGCAGCGGGCCGCGCCCTCCGCAAGGTCTGAGGCGCCCCCCGCGGCGATCGAGGACCTTATAGACCTTTCGTCCGCCGTCCCCAACGGCTTCTCCCATGGGACTCAACGCGTCCCAGAGGCGATGCTCCCTTTTCTCAATCACCATGGCCTCTTGCCGGATGCCGACAAGCCGGAATGGAACTTCGATATCAAAGGTCACGGCTACACCGCCCTGATGCCGGAGGGCGGCAACGCCGTTTGGCTCGTCCATCGCGGTGCGATCAGGGAAGCTGCAGCGGCAGCAGTACCGGCAAGGGCTCCAGAACCCGCCTTGCCAGCGACGCAGTCAGACACCTATCGCGGTGTTCCGTTGGTCGATCTGACCACCTCCTCCGAGGCTCACATCGCAGCCCTTCCGTCAGGCTCGTTCAACCTCCCCGAAGGGGCGGTGCTCGGCCCCGACCTGCTGGGTGACGCCCATATCAGCAGGGATTACCAGTTGCTGGCGCAGAGCCTGCAGATGCACCACCCAGCACTCGCCGCCCGAACGCGGCTAGTGGATTCCTTGGTCTCCCAGCAACTGCGCCGTCACGACCGGGACCCGAACCCTATAGTGCTGTCCATCTATCATCAAAACGACGTCGCAGCCGACTTCGTGTTCCTGCCTGTGAACAGTGGCGATCCCATCGCTACGGCGGAGAATGATGGACGCAACGAGCATTGGTCGCTGCTGCTCGTAGATCGCAGCGATCCGGATAAAGCGGTTGCCTATCACTACGACTCCATCCGTCGTGGCGATGGACTGCCATACAATGACGCGCCTGCACGAGAGCTCGCAGCCAGACTGGAAGTGACCACCGTGGTGACACCCGCCATGGCCCTGCAGAACAACGGTGTTGATTGCGGCGTGTTCGTGGTGGACGGCACGCGCTCGCTGGTTGAGAGATTGGCGAACCAAGACTTGCCAGACCCGCAGCGGCCGCTGCACCTCGAGGCCCTCGTCCCCGATCGGCAGGCGCTGCAAAACCGACTGTGGCAGGGGCGCTTGCCCCACGAGCTTGCAAGCCCCGCGGAAGCGTTTGGAGCAGCCGGGTCGCAGGTGCGACACGCGGTGTTGCAAGCGCAGCAAGCCCGACAAGTCGCGCCAGCCTCGTTTGAACGGCACGTGAGCAGGACTCGCCACGCCCAGGCCGAGCTGACGAGTGCACTTGAAAGGAGCAACCGCGTGAACAGCGGGGGCGTCATCATAAACAATGAACACTACACAGCGCTGTTGACACCGGCGAAGAGGCAGAGGACTGAAAATCCGCAAATCCTCAGCACGGGGCCGCAAGCGAGTGCAGCAAACACGTCGTCCATCAGGCAAGACCCCGATCAAGCCCGAGCGGACCTCATGACTTCCTACAGAAGCAGAGAGCGCTCCGACGCGGGGCGTTGA
- a CDS encoding response regulator: MKHVLVIDDDAAMRRLIAEYLMMHALKVTAVNDSKQFNHVLSHEPVDLVVVDLNLGREDGLAIVRKLATKSDLPIIVISGDRLDEAEKVVALELGATDFIPKPFGLREFLARIRVALRQRISSPRTKDHRSFRFGAWKLSVKQRRLICAERGEVKLTACEFNLLIAFLENPRSVLSRERLLLASRVRGEEVYDRSIDVLILRLRRKLEADAANPRLVKTSRGAGYFFNADVDVSYGGTLAA; this comes from the coding sequence TTGAAACATGTTCTTGTCATTGACGATGATGCCGCAATGCGACGCCTCATCGCCGAGTATCTCATGATGCATGCGTTGAAGGTGACTGCAGTCAACGATAGCAAGCAGTTCAACCACGTTCTATCTCATGAGCCGGTCGACCTCGTGGTCGTTGACCTCAACCTGGGCCGTGAGGATGGGCTTGCGATCGTCCGCAAGCTGGCGACAAAATCGGATTTGCCTATCATAGTGATCAGCGGCGACCGGCTCGATGAGGCCGAAAAAGTCGTTGCACTGGAGCTCGGCGCAACCGATTTCATTCCCAAGCCTTTCGGCCTGCGCGAGTTCCTGGCCCGCATTCGCGTAGCGCTACGCCAGCGCATTTCCAGTCCGCGAACGAAAGATCATCGCTCATTCCGGTTTGGAGCTTGGAAGCTCAGCGTCAAACAGCGGCGGCTGATCTGTGCAGAGCGTGGCGAGGTCAAGCTTACCGCATGTGAGTTCAATCTCCTGATCGCGTTCCTGGAGAACCCCCGCAGTGTACTATCCAGAGAACGGCTTTTGCTCGCGAGCCGTGTGCGTGGTGAAGAGGTCTACGATCGAAGTATCGATGTCCTGATCTTGCGCTTGCGCCGGAAGCTCGAGGCTGATGCGGCCAATCCTCGCCTGGTCAAGACGAGTCGTGGTGCGGGGTACTTCTTCAACGCTGACGTGGACGTTAGCTACGGAGGCACCTTGGCCGCGTGA
- a CDS encoding type IV secretion system protein VirB3, whose translation MSDRLEVSTLYVAATRPALFLGVPLTLAGALMMLAGLVIIILKNPLYEVVLVPLWFGARLIVERDYNAASVAFLYLQTAGRSVDGSVWGGASVSANPIRVPKRGRGMV comes from the coding sequence ATGAGCGACCGGCTGGAAGTGAGCACCCTCTATGTGGCGGCGACACGCCCCGCACTGTTTTTGGGGGTGCCGCTGACGCTGGCCGGAGCGCTCATGATGTTGGCGGGACTCGTCATCATCATCCTTAAGAACCCGCTCTATGAAGTCGTGCTCGTGCCACTCTGGTTCGGAGCACGGCTGATTGTTGAGCGCGACTATAACGCCGCAAGCGTGGCGTTTCTCTATTTGCAGACCGCCGGCAGAAGCGTGGATGGGTCGGTCTGGGGCGGGGCGAGCGTCAGCGCCAATCCGATCAGAGTGCCGAAGCGCGGAAGAGGAATGGTGTGA
- a CDS encoding type IV secretion system protein gives MNFKIAAPFTAIHTIFDLAFTSGLHNVLEKIQEAVSAPLVACVTLWIIIQGCLVMRGQVDARGSISRVIMVSIVVALILDQSNYQQYIEAFFDDTIPRFAHKISSSDLPFVDIPRKLDFMFAASQYAFQMIASEIGTMNGQDILAFQGAQWIFYGSLWTAFEIYDAVGILTKLLLAIGPLVLVGYLFDRTRDMATRWIGQLLSYGLLLLLLNIVATIVIAAEAVSLTAMLIIIKMSGTTAAKIIGLYELDMLFLAGDALIIALPTIASSIAGGSLAGENRPLSNLNRYFAKTAGG, from the coding sequence ATGAATTTCAAGATTGCCGCGCCATTCACGGCCATACACACGATCTTTGATCTGGCCTTTACCTCAGGGCTGCACAACGTGCTTGAAAAGATCCAAGAGGCGGTCAGCGCACCTCTGGTTGCGTGTGTAACGCTTTGGATAATAATACAAGGCTGTCTGGTCATGCGTGGTCAAGTCGATGCGCGCGGGAGTATCTCGCGCGTAATCATGGTGTCGATTGTCGTTGCCCTGATCTTGGACCAGTCTAACTACCAGCAGTACATTGAAGCGTTCTTCGACGACACGATTCCAAGATTTGCTCACAAGATAAGTAGCAGCGACTTGCCATTCGTCGATATTCCTCGGAAGCTAGACTTTATGTTTGCTGCAAGCCAGTATGCTTTTCAGATGATTGCTTCCGAAATTGGGACAATGAATGGCCAGGACATACTTGCCTTCCAGGGAGCGCAATGGATTTTCTACGGCTCGCTGTGGACGGCGTTCGAGATCTACGATGCCGTTGGAATTCTGACGAAGCTGCTCTTGGCGATCGGCCCCCTGGTCCTTGTCGGCTACCTTTTTGATCGCACGCGAGACATGGCCACCAGATGGATCGGCCAACTGCTCTCGTACGGGCTGCTGCTTCTCCTTCTCAACATCGTTGCGACGATAGTTATTGCGGCCGAAGCAGTCTCGCTGACAGCAATGCTTATCATAATCAAAATGTCGGGCACGACAGCAGCCAAGATCATCGGGCTTTACGAGCTCGATATGCTCTTCCTCGCTGGCGACGCTCTGATCATCGCGCTTCCGACGATCGCCAGCAGCATCGCCGGCGGCTCTTTGGCAGGCGAGAACCGACCTCTTAGCAACCTCAACCGCTACTTTGCCAAAACGGCGGGTGGTTAA
- a CDS encoding IS66 family transposase: protein MPGTAARTVTARPLLEPPAPTVCELARNTKSPIAEAAIRRIAAFHAIEATVRGASPQARLAARQDYSAPIIAALKPWLDKQLSMISSGSRLAEDIRYGLAHWEGLTRFLDDGWLELDINPVENAIRPVCFDQKKCSVCWP, encoded by the coding sequence ATGCCTGGAACGGCCGCAAGGACCGTGACTGCTCGTCCATTGCTGGAGCCGCCTGCGCCGACGGTTTGCGAGCTGGCGCGTAACACCAAGTCCCCGATCGCCGAAGCGGCGATACGCCGGATCGCGGCGTTCCACGCTATCGAGGCAACAGTGCGCGGCGCATCGCCTCAAGCCCGGCTTGCCGCTCGACAGGATTATTCCGCGCCGATCATCGCCGCCCTGAAACCATGGTTGGACAAGCAACTGTCGATGATCTCCTCCGGCTCCAGGTTGGCCGAAGACATCCGCTATGGGCTCGCTCACTGGGAGGGGCTCACCCGCTTCCTCGACGACGGCTGGCTCGAGCTCGACATCAACCCAGTCGAAAACGCCATCCGTCCAGTATGCTTTGATCAGAAAAAATGCTCTGTTTGCTGGCCATGA
- a CDS encoding VirB4 family type IV secretion/conjugal transfer ATPase: MFGASGRTERSGEIYLPYVGHLSDQVVLLEDGSIMAMAHLNGLPFDLEDAEMRNSRCRAFNTLLRNIADDNVTLYAHLVRNNDVPEPASRQFQSAFAGSLSEAYESRVLSGKLFRNDHFLTVVVFPRTAIGKIGWRSAKSSRGNDNDLATQMRSLEDLWQIIAGSLGGYGLRRLGIREKGDVLFTEIGEALRLIMTCRFLPVPMVSGSLGASIYTDQVICGKRALEIRRPGGSSVGSLFSFREYPATTRPGMLNPLLSANFPLVLSQSFSFLTRPQAHAKLSLKSSQMTSAGDKALTQINELAEAEDALASNQFVMGSHHLSLCVYAESLNSLADRAANARGRLADAGAVIVQEGIGMEAAYWSQLPGNNRWRTRPGAITSHNFAGLVSFENFPNGSASGHWGKAVARFRTNGGTSFDYIPHENDVGMTAIFGPVGKGKTTLMTFILAMLEQSVVDRDGAIVFFDKDRGGELLVRATGGTYLALRRGAPSGLAPLRGLDNTSASLDFLREWLMALIESDGRGPISPEESRRLERGIVRQLSFEPVMRSIAGLREFLLHGPSEGAGARLQRWCRGNALGWAFDGDVDEVRLDASITGFDMTQLLEYEEVCAPAAAYLLHRVGAVVDGRRFVMSCDEFRFYLLNPQFSAVIDKFLLTVRKNNGMLILATQQPEHVLESPLGASLVAQCMTKIFYPSPTADRAAYVDGLKCTTQEFEAIRHGMAIGSRKFLLKRDSGSVVCEFDLGQMREYVAVLSGRANTVRFADQLRDQHGDAPSGWLDEFMARYHEVQD; the protein is encoded by the coding sequence ATGTTTGGCGCCAGTGGCAGGACCGAGAGATCTGGCGAGATCTACCTTCCGTATGTCGGTCATCTGAGCGACCAGGTTGTCCTTCTGGAAGATGGATCGATTATGGCCATGGCACATCTGAACGGGCTGCCATTTGATTTGGAAGACGCTGAGATGCGCAACTCGCGCTGCCGCGCGTTCAACACTCTCTTGCGCAACATCGCCGACGACAATGTCACGCTGTACGCCCATCTTGTGCGAAACAACGATGTGCCGGAGCCGGCATCGCGCCAGTTTCAAAGTGCATTCGCTGGCAGTCTGAGCGAGGCGTATGAGAGCCGTGTGCTGTCGGGCAAGCTATTTCGCAACGACCATTTCCTCACTGTCGTCGTGTTCCCCCGCACCGCAATCGGCAAGATCGGCTGGCGTAGCGCCAAATCGTCCAGAGGCAATGACAACGATCTGGCCACACAAATGCGAAGCTTGGAGGACCTCTGGCAGATCATTGCTGGCTCACTGGGCGGTTACGGTCTGCGCCGGTTGGGCATTCGTGAGAAAGGCGACGTGCTCTTCACGGAAATCGGTGAGGCGCTTCGGTTGATAATGACGTGCCGGTTTCTTCCGGTTCCGATGGTTAGCGGCTCACTCGGCGCCTCGATCTACACTGACCAGGTCATCTGCGGGAAGCGGGCGCTTGAGATTCGACGGCCCGGGGGCAGCTCGGTGGGGTCATTGTTTTCGTTCCGTGAATATCCGGCGACGACGCGGCCCGGCATGCTAAATCCCTTGCTGTCGGCCAACTTCCCGCTTGTGCTCAGCCAGAGCTTTTCCTTCCTCACTCGGCCCCAAGCTCATGCGAAGCTTAGCCTTAAGTCCAGCCAGATGACGAGCGCCGGCGACAAGGCTCTCACCCAGATCAATGAACTTGCCGAAGCAGAGGACGCACTGGCAAGCAACCAGTTCGTCATGGGTTCGCATCATCTGAGCCTGTGCGTCTATGCCGAGAGCCTCAACAGCCTTGCAGATCGCGCAGCAAATGCCCGCGGAAGGCTGGCCGATGCGGGCGCCGTTATCGTCCAAGAGGGTATCGGTATGGAGGCCGCGTACTGGTCCCAACTTCCGGGGAACAACAGGTGGCGCACACGCCCCGGGGCGATCACCTCGCACAATTTTGCCGGGCTCGTGTCATTTGAGAACTTCCCAAACGGTTCCGCATCCGGCCACTGGGGCAAAGCTGTTGCGCGCTTTCGCACGAACGGTGGAACTTCTTTCGACTACATCCCCCATGAGAATGACGTTGGCATGACGGCGATATTCGGGCCCGTCGGCAAAGGCAAGACGACGCTGATGACCTTTATCCTCGCGATGCTTGAGCAAAGCGTGGTCGATCGCGATGGTGCCATCGTCTTTTTCGATAAGGACCGGGGTGGTGAACTGCTGGTGCGGGCCACGGGGGGGACATATCTAGCCTTGCGCAGAGGCGCTCCGAGCGGCTTGGCCCCTCTGCGTGGACTGGACAACACCTCCGCCTCGTTGGACTTTCTGCGCGAATGGTTGATGGCCCTTATCGAGAGTGACGGCCGCGGTCCGATCTCGCCGGAGGAAAGCCGCCGACTAGAACGTGGCATTGTTCGTCAACTTTCGTTCGAACCCGTGATGCGCTCAATTGCGGGCCTGCGCGAATTCCTGCTGCACGGCCCCTCCGAGGGCGCAGGAGCACGGCTGCAGCGGTGGTGTAGAGGGAATGCGCTTGGATGGGCCTTTGACGGCGATGTCGACGAAGTAAGGCTTGATGCCTCCATCACCGGCTTCGACATGACGCAGCTCCTGGAATATGAGGAGGTCTGTGCGCCGGCCGCCGCATATCTTCTGCACCGCGTGGGCGCCGTTGTCGATGGCCGTCGGTTCGTCATGAGCTGCGACGAATTTCGCTTCTATCTGCTCAACCCGCAGTTCTCGGCTGTTATCGACAAGTTCTTGCTCACCGTCCGCAAGAACAACGGGATGTTGATACTTGCAACGCAGCAGCCCGAACACGTGCTGGAATCGCCGCTGGGAGCCAGTCTCGTTGCACAATGCATGACGAAGATTTTCTACCCGTCACCGACTGCGGACCGGGCCGCGTATGTCGATGGCTTGAAGTGCACCACGCAGGAGTTCGAGGCGATCCGCCACGGAATGGCAATTGGCAGCCGCAAGTTTTTGCTCAAGCGCGACAGCGGGAGTGTTGTTTGCGAATTCGACCTTGGCCAGATGCGCGAGTACGTAGCCGTACTCTCGGGGCGGGCCAACACCGTGCGCTTTGCCGACCAGCTTCGTGACCAGCACGGAGATGCCCCAAGCGGGTGGCTCGACGAGTTCATGGCTCGTTACCACGAAGTTCAAGACTGA